Below is a genomic region from Actinomadura sp. NAK00032.
GCGGGGTCGCGGCGCACGTACATTGAAGCCTGACCCGGCGCCCCACGGAGCCCCGTGCGGTGCGCCGATCAGGCGCGCCCCCGTGCGGGAGCACGGGGGCCGGGAAAGAGGGAGACGACGGCGACCATGCCGAAGACGAAGACCCACAGCGGTGCCAAGAAGCGCTTCAAGCTGACCGGCTCCGGCAAGGTGATGCGCCGCCGCGCCAACAAGAACCACCTGCTCGAGCACAAGCCCACCAAGCGGACGCGCCGCCTGTCCGGCCCGGCCGTGGTGGCCGACGCCGACGCCAAGAACATCAAGAAGCTGCTGCGCAAGTAGCACTCGACCAGGAACATCAGCGACCGGCCGAGGCCGAACACGGCCCGGCCCCCCACGAAGGAGTCAGCACGTGGCACGCGTGAAGCGGGGAGTCAACGCCGCCAAGAAGCGTCGGGTCGTCCTGGAGCGGTCGAGCGGCTACCGCGGTCAGCGTTCGCGCCTGTACCGCAAGGCCAAGGAGCAGCAGCTCCACTCGATGACCTACGCGTTCCGGGACCGCAAGGACCGCAAGGGCCAGTTCCGCCGGCTGTGGATCCAGCGGATCAACGCCGCGGCCCGCGCCAACGGCATCACCTACAACCGGTTCATCCAGGGCCTGAAGGCCGCGGAGGTCGAGGTCGACCGCCGCATGCTCGCCGAGCTGGCCGTCAACGACGCCGCGGCGTTCGCCGCGCTCGTCCAGGTCGCCAAGGACGCCCTCCCCACCGAGGGTTCGGAGGCGGCCTGAGCCGGGCGACCGGCATACGGGCGAGTACGGCGACATGGCGGGCCGCGAGCTGACCTCCCTCCGATCACCACGGGTGAAGTCCGCTCGGCGGCTCGCCAAGCGAGCCTTCCGGCGCCGCGAGAACCGGTTCCTCGCCGAGGGGCCGCAGGCGGTCCGGGAGGCGCTGCAGATCCCCGGCGGCCTCGCCGAGCTGTTCACCACCGCCGAGGCGGAGGCCCGCCATCCCGAGCTGGTCGCGGCCGCCGAGCGCGCGGGCGCGCCGGTGCTGCGGGTCAGCGGCGAGGTCATGGCGGAACTGGCGCAGACCGTCACCCCGCAGGGGCTGCTGGCGGTCTGCGAGTTCGTCGACGTCCCGCTCGACAAGGCACTGCGGGCCGGGCCCCGGCTGGTGACCGTCCTCGCGCACGTCCGCGACCCCGGCAACGCGGGCACGGTCCTGCGCACCGCCGACGCGGCCGGGTCGGAGGCGGTCGTGTTCACCGACGCGTCCGTCGACCCCTACAACGGCAAGTGCGTGCGGGCCTCGGCGGGCAGCCTGTTCCACCTGCCGGTCGTCACCGGCCCGCGGTTCGACACGCTGATCCCCGAGCTGAAGGGCGCGGGGCTCACCGTCCTCGCCGCCGACGGCGCGGGCGAGCGCACCCTCGACGACGCGATCGACGCGGGGCTGCTCGCGCGCCCCACGGCATGGGTGTTCGGGAACGAGGCCTGGGGCCTGCCCGACGAGATACTCCGGCACGTGGACGAGGTCGTGCGCGTGCCCATCTACGGCCGCGCCGAGAGCCTGAACCTGGCGACGGCCGCAGCCGTATGCCTCTACGCCTCGGCGCGCGCCCAGCGCGACATGTGACCCCGCCGCGCCGTCCCGGCCCGTACGAGCGGGAGGTCGCGGCGGTTCACTGCATTCTGTGATCGGATGGCCGCAAGCGGTCGCGTTCGGCGCCGCTCCCCGGCCGGTGAGCTGGGAGGATGGACCGCGCACGCGCGGCGGGCGGGGGGCCCGCCGCGGCCGTGCGGCTCGTCCGCAGGTAGGAGGCGGGGTGGGGACCGGCGGGGGATTACGCCGTCCCGGCCCCGTGCCTACCGTGTTGATCAGTGCGTTGACCAGGGCGTTGACCAGGGGCGGCGAGGACGCCGTGCAGAGTGGGGGCGAACGTGATGACCGAGGAGACCAGGCCCGCCGGGCGGGCGGGCCGGCGCGCGCCGGAGGTGCGGTGCCGGGCCGGCGCGGTCGCGGGCCGCGCCCCGGGCGGGACGCCCGCCCGCGCGGCCGGCTCCGTCGCCGGCTCCGCGGACGCCGGGCTGCGGATCGAGGTCGCCCGGGTCCGCGGCGACACGGCCGTCGTGACGGTGGCCGGGGAGATCGACCTGCGCACCGCGGGGGCGCTGCGCGACGGGCTCGTCGAGCTGCACGGCCGGCTGCGCGGCACGGGCCCGCGCCGGCTGGTGGCCGACTTCAGCGCCGTCCCGTTCTGCGACGCGGCCGGGCTCGGCGCGCTGGTCGCCGCGCACAACCAGATCGCGGCGGACGGCGGCGAGATCGCGCTGACCGGGGTCCGGCCCGCCCAGCTGCGGCTGCTGCGCATCACCGGGCTGCACCGGCTGTTCGCGATCAGTGCCGGGGGCGACGTCGCGTGCGCCGGCTACGGCCCGTCGGCGGGGTCGCGCTGAGATCCGGCCGGGTTTCGGTCAGGGGCCCGGGTCAGGAACCCGCCCCGCCCGTTGCGCGCGGGGCGCCGATCGGGGCTGGTGAGGCCGCCCTCCGGCAGGGCGGCACCCCGCCCGGAGGGCTACAGATGCCTTGCCGCGAGGCGGTTTCCGGGTCCCGCAAGATGGCCGACTCCGGCTAGAGTCTCTTTTCGACAGGCCGCGTTCTCAACGGTGTTCTGGAGGCCGCTGTGGGCGGAGAGGAGTCCCCTCTCGTGGCCGCGCGCGTGCCCGGGCGAGGGGACGCGGCGGGCACCGAGTGGGACGCCGCGGACGACCTGCCCGACGGGCTGCTGGTCGCCGGCCGGGACGCCCGCGTGCTGGTGTTCAACGCCGCCGCCGCGCGGATCACCGGGGTCCGCGCCGCGTCGGCCGTCGGCCGCGACTTCCGCGACGTCCTGCCGCTGCACGACGCCGAGGGGCGCGACTGGTGGAAGTGCCTGGCCCCCTACGACGGCCTGCGCACCCGCACCCGCCACCCCGAGCGCGTGCTGTTCCTGCCCGGCGGCACCGAGGTCCTGGTGACGGCCGCCTACCGGCGCGACGGGCGGGGCCGGGTGGAGCGGTTCACCGTCTCGCTGCGCGACGCCGTGCACCGCGCCCGCCAGGAGCGCGACCGCGCCGACCTCGTCTCCACCGTGGCGCACGAGCTGCGCTCCCCGCTGACCAGCGTGAAGGGCTTCACCGCGACGCTGCTGGCCAAGTGGCACCGGTTCAACGACGACCAGAAGCGCGTCATGCTGGAGACCGTCAACGCCGACGCCGACCGCGTCACCCGGCTGATCACCGAGCTGCTGGACGTGTCCCGCATCGAGGCGGGCCGGCTGGAGATGCGCCGCCAGGTCGTCGACCTGCCCGAGGAGGTCCGCAAGGTCATCGCGGGCCGGGTCGCGGCCGGCGACTCCGAGGACCGGTTCCGGTTCGAGGCGCGCGGCGGGCTGCCCGAGATGTGGCTCGATCCCGACAAGATGGATCAAATCCTCGGCAATCTCGTGGAAAACGCGGTGCGGCACGGAGCGGGTACCGTCACAATCGTGGTGGAGCCGGACGCGCATGGGGAGGGAGCCGCCGTGTCGGTACGCGACGAGGGCGAGGGCATCCCGCCCGAGGCCGCCCAGCGCGTCTTCCGGCAGTTCTGGCGCGGCCCCGGCGGCAACCGCCGCGGCGGCACCGGCCTCGGGCTCTACATCGTCAAGGGCCTGGTCGAGGCGCACGGCGGCGTGATCACCGTGCGGCGGGCGCCCGGCGGCGGCGCCGAGTTCCGATTTACCGTGCCCGCAGGGGCCCCCGACTACGCCGGCTGAGCGGCGCGCCGCCACGGCACGCCGCCACCGCGCGGCACCGGGCCCCCGGCCGGGCCAGCGCGTCACGCGCACGCTTTCCGGATCCCCACCGCCCGCGCACTAGACTGCGGGCGTCCCACGCCGACCGGAGTCGATCACACCACCATGTCTGCACCCAACAAGTCCTATGACCCCGTCGAGGTGTCCGCGCTGCAGCCCGAGGAGCTGGAGCGGGCCCGCACGGAGGCGCTCGCGGCCATCGCCGCGGCCGCCGACCTCGACGCGCTGAAGCAGGTCCGCCTGGCGCACGCCGGCGACCGTTCCCCGCTGGCCCTCGCCAACCGCGAGATCGGCGCGCTGCCGCCCGCCGCCCGCGCCGACGCCGGCAAGCGCATCGGCGCCGCCCGCGGCGCGGTGTCCAAGGCGCTGAAGGAGCGCCAGGCGGAGCTGGAGGAGGAGCGCGACCAGCGCGTCCTCGTCGAGGAGACCGTCGATGTCACCCTCCCGTGGGACCGGGCCCCGCGCGGCGCCCGCCACCCGCTGACCACCATGCAGGAGCGGATGGCCGACGTCTTCGTCTCCATGGGC
It encodes:
- the rpmI gene encoding 50S ribosomal protein L35, whose protein sequence is MPKTKTHSGAKKRFKLTGSGKVMRRRANKNHLLEHKPTKRTRRLSGPAVVADADAKNIKKLLRK
- a CDS encoding ATP-binding protein: MAARVPGRGDAAGTEWDAADDLPDGLLVAGRDARVLVFNAAAARITGVRAASAVGRDFRDVLPLHDAEGRDWWKCLAPYDGLRTRTRHPERVLFLPGGTEVLVTAAYRRDGRGRVERFTVSLRDAVHRARQERDRADLVSTVAHELRSPLTSVKGFTATLLAKWHRFNDDQKRVMLETVNADADRVTRLITELLDVSRIEAGRLEMRRQVVDLPEEVRKVIAGRVAAGDSEDRFRFEARGGLPEMWLDPDKMDQILGNLVENAVRHGAGTVTIVVEPDAHGEGAAVSVRDEGEGIPPEAAQRVFRQFWRGPGGNRRGGTGLGLYIVKGLVEAHGGVITVRRAPGGGAEFRFTVPAGAPDYAG
- a CDS encoding RNA methyltransferase — protein: MAGRELTSLRSPRVKSARRLAKRAFRRRENRFLAEGPQAVREALQIPGGLAELFTTAEAEARHPELVAAAERAGAPVLRVSGEVMAELAQTVTPQGLLAVCEFVDVPLDKALRAGPRLVTVLAHVRDPGNAGTVLRTADAAGSEAVVFTDASVDPYNGKCVRASAGSLFHLPVVTGPRFDTLIPELKGAGLTVLAADGAGERTLDDAIDAGLLARPTAWVFGNEAWGLPDEILRHVDEVVRVPIYGRAESLNLATAAAVCLYASARAQRDM
- the rplT gene encoding 50S ribosomal protein L20, producing MARVKRGVNAAKKRRVVLERSSGYRGQRSRLYRKAKEQQLHSMTYAFRDRKDRKGQFRRLWIQRINAAARANGITYNRFIQGLKAAEVEVDRRMLAELAVNDAAAFAALVQVAKDALPTEGSEAA
- a CDS encoding STAS domain-containing protein, whose amino-acid sequence is MTEETRPAGRAGRRAPEVRCRAGAVAGRAPGGTPARAAGSVAGSADAGLRIEVARVRGDTAVVTVAGEIDLRTAGALRDGLVELHGRLRGTGPRRLVADFSAVPFCDAAGLGALVAAHNQIAADGGEIALTGVRPAQLRLLRITGLHRLFAISAGGDVACAGYGPSAGSR